A stretch of the Desulfobacter sp. genome encodes the following:
- a CDS encoding aldehyde ferredoxin oxidoreductase, whose product MGKLLRINTKEKTFTFEETPEAYAGLGGRALTSKMILDEVPATCHPLGKNNKLIFAPGIMSGSPATNSGRLSAGAKSPLTGGIKESNAGGLVSQKLAKLGITAIVLEDKPQDDQYSMIVINNDGVEILPADDLVKKGNYEVMESLWTQYGKNRGVLSIGQAGEQCLKAASIQQADMNGRPGRAHGRGGLGAVMGSKKIKAIVVNDKGAERLEIKDPEAFKAANKRWMEMLRSHPVTGEGLPALGTAVLVNVVNEAGAMPTQNFRSGRFEDAQAISGETMAENIEKRGGITTEGCHPGCVIKCSNVYHDKDNNYLTSGFEYETIWAFGAHTTIKNLDEIAMLDRICDDYGLDTIDMGVALGVAMEGGMIPWGDGPAAIALLSKVGEYSSEGKIIGNGAFFTGEALGVDRVPVVKKQALPAYDPRSCKGVGVTYATTPMGADHTAGYGVTANILAVGGSIDPTKKEGNMELSQGLQIATAAIDAAGLCLFVAFAVLDNEDGLPTIAKMINAQFGLELTPEDILELGKSVLRNEKEFNKRAGFTPVDDQLPEMFLEEFPPHKTTWDFSNEDLQKTLEF is encoded by the coding sequence ATGGGGAAGTTATTGAGAATTAATACAAAGGAAAAAACCTTTACCTTTGAAGAAACCCCGGAGGCCTATGCAGGTCTCGGGGGAAGGGCGCTGACATCCAAAATGATTCTGGACGAAGTGCCTGCCACCTGCCACCCTTTAGGAAAAAACAACAAACTGATCTTTGCTCCGGGCATCATGTCAGGCTCTCCTGCAACAAATTCAGGACGGCTTTCCGCCGGCGCAAAGTCTCCCCTTACCGGCGGTATCAAAGAGAGCAATGCCGGCGGCCTGGTCTCCCAGAAACTGGCCAAGCTGGGCATTACCGCCATTGTTCTTGAAGACAAACCCCAGGATGACCAATACTCCATGATCGTCATCAACAATGACGGGGTAGAAATCCTGCCTGCCGATGATTTGGTTAAAAAAGGCAACTATGAGGTCATGGAATCCCTCTGGACCCAATATGGGAAAAACAGAGGGGTTCTGTCCATTGGCCAGGCAGGAGAACAATGCCTCAAGGCCGCCTCCATCCAGCAGGCTGATATGAACGGCAGACCTGGACGGGCTCATGGCCGGGGCGGTTTGGGCGCTGTCATGGGGTCAAAAAAAATCAAGGCCATTGTGGTTAATGATAAAGGGGCTGAACGCCTGGAGATCAAGGACCCCGAAGCCTTTAAGGCCGCCAACAAGCGGTGGATGGAAATGCTCCGCAGCCACCCGGTAACCGGGGAAGGCCTGCCAGCCTTGGGCACTGCCGTTTTGGTCAATGTCGTCAACGAAGCCGGGGCCATGCCCACCCAGAATTTCAGGTCCGGCCGGTTTGAAGATGCCCAGGCGATTTCCGGGGAAACCATGGCTGAAAACATTGAAAAAAGGGGCGGCATCACCACAGAGGGCTGTCACCCGGGTTGCGTGATCAAATGTTCCAATGTCTACCATGACAAGGACAACAATTACCTGACCTCAGGGTTTGAGTATGAAACCATCTGGGCATTCGGCGCCCACACCACCATTAAGAACCTGGACGAAATTGCCATGCTGGACCGCATCTGCGATGATTACGGCCTGGACACCATCGACATGGGTGTGGCCCTGGGCGTTGCCATGGAAGGGGGAATGATCCCCTGGGGTGACGGTCCTGCCGCCATTGCTCTGCTTTCCAAGGTGGGTGAATACAGCTCCGAAGGCAAAATCATCGGAAACGGGGCCTTTTTTACCGGAGAAGCCCTGGGCGTTGACCGGGTGCCCGTGGTCAAAAAACAGGCCCTGCCCGCCTATGATCCCCGCTCCTGCAAGGGCGTGGGCGTTACCTATGCCACCACCCCCATGGGAGCCGACCATACTGCCGGCTACGGGGTGACTGCCAATATCCTGGCCGTTGGCGGATCCATTGACCCCACCAAAAAAGAGGGGAACATGGAACTTTCCCAGGGGCTCCAGATCGCCACCGCGGCCATTGATGCGGCAGGCCTCTGCCTCTTTGTGGCCTTTGCCGTCCTGGACAATGAAGACGGGCTGCCCACCATTGCCAAGATGATCAATGCCCAGTTCGGACTTGAACTGACCCCGGAGGATATTCTTGAGCTGGGGAAATCCGTTCTCAGGAATGAAAAGGAATTCAACAAAAGAGCCGGGTTTACCCCTGTGGATGACCAGCTCCCTGAAATGTTCTTAGAAGAGTTCCCCCCCCATAAAACCACCTGGGATTTTAGCAACGAAGACCTCCAGAAAACCCTGGAGTTCTAA
- a CDS encoding RtcB family protein yields MVKKNKYIMFGQDLDPAAVEQMENAMSLPVSVKGALMPDAHKGYGLPIGGVLAADNAVIPYAMGVDIACRVRLSVLPIPFNGFAPLREELKKVLETHTRFGTGQYFKHPKSHKVMDRDWTFCHQVAVLKDRAWKQLGTSGGGNHFAEFGNLTLDKPVLGLTPGAYIGLLTHSGSRGTGAKIAKHYSNLAQSLHPELPAHLRHLAWLSMDREEGQSYFKAMTLMGAYAAANHDIIHDSIFKALGLSPLASVENHHNFAFKEKIGPTNVIVHRKGAIPAHKGLLGIIPGTMTDPCFIVRGKGNEEAISSAAHGAGRLMSRTAALKKFTFKDLQNILEKNQVRLISAGLDEIPMAYKNIGRVMSQQKGLVEILAKFEPKLVKMALKKPKKFR; encoded by the coding sequence ATGGTCAAAAAAAACAAATACATCATGTTTGGACAGGATCTGGATCCGGCAGCCGTTGAACAAATGGAAAACGCCATGTCCCTGCCCGTTTCGGTCAAAGGGGCCCTCATGCCTGATGCCCACAAGGGGTACGGACTGCCCATCGGCGGGGTCCTGGCGGCCGACAATGCGGTGATCCCCTATGCCATGGGCGTGGATATTGCCTGCCGGGTCAGGCTCTCTGTTCTTCCGATCCCCTTTAACGGGTTCGCCCCTCTCAGAGAAGAGCTGAAAAAAGTCCTGGAAACCCATACCCGGTTTGGAACGGGCCAATATTTTAAGCATCCCAAAAGCCACAAGGTCATGGACAGGGACTGGACTTTCTGTCACCAGGTGGCTGTTTTAAAGGACAGGGCCTGGAAACAACTGGGCACCAGCGGGGGTGGCAACCACTTTGCCGAATTCGGAAACCTGACCCTGGACAAACCTGTGCTTGGACTCACGCCGGGCGCTTACATCGGCCTGCTCACCCACTCGGGCAGCCGTGGGACAGGGGCAAAGATTGCCAAACATTATTCAAACCTGGCCCAGTCCCTTCATCCGGAACTGCCCGCCCACCTCAGACACCTGGCCTGGCTCTCCATGGACAGAGAAGAGGGCCAATCCTATTTTAAGGCCATGACCCTTATGGGCGCCTATGCTGCGGCCAACCATGACATCATACACGACTCCATTTTCAAGGCCCTGGGCCTAAGTCCCCTGGCAAGCGTGGAAAATCATCATAATTTCGCCTTTAAGGAAAAAATAGGCCCGACAAATGTCATTGTCCACCGCAAAGGGGCCATCCCGGCCCATAAGGGTCTTTTGGGCATTATTCCCGGAACCATGACAGATCCCTGCTTTATTGTCCGGGGCAAGGGCAATGAAGAGGCCATCAGCTCAGCAGCCCACGGGGCCGGCCGTCTCATGAGCAGAACCGCTGCCCTTAAAAAATTCACATTTAAGGATTTACAGAATATTCTTGAAAAAAATCAGGTTAGATTGATTTCTGCTGGACTTGACGAGATTCCCATGGCATATAAAAATATCGGCCGTGTTATGTCCCAGCAAAAGGGTCTTGTTGAGATATTAGCCAAATTTGAGCCGAAATTGGTTAAAATGGCATTAAAAAAGCCAAAAAAATTTCGTTAA
- a CDS encoding glycyl-radical enzyme activating protein — protein MKNAPLILELKGNSLDDGPGIRTVIFLKGCPLDCVWCHNPESKNPGVEIAFESKTCVGCNTCIDTCTRQALSRENPLFIDRSVCNLCFDCVDHCPSGALERIGRPMDVSSMEEQVIRDKPFFDTSKGGVTFSGGEPTLWMEYLGGAAKRLKEQGIHILIETCGQFNYRAFMDLVYPHVDLIYFDIKILDSHAHKKYCGISNTTILKNFKHLHRQYLDGGVKILPRTPLIPNITDTQENLKAIAEFYIQENVKKTQLLPYHPLWQEKIKKIGMAPVATQAESLGEWMPDPQVKACEKFFTDQGIGLEP, from the coding sequence ATGAAAAACGCCCCACTTATCCTTGAACTAAAGGGCAACTCCCTTGATGACGGCCCGGGTATCCGCACCGTTATCTTTCTTAAGGGCTGTCCCCTGGACTGTGTCTGGTGCCATAACCCGGAAAGCAAAAACCCCGGGGTTGAGATTGCCTTTGAATCAAAAACCTGTGTGGGATGCAACACCTGCATCGACACCTGCACCCGGCAGGCCCTTTCCAGAGAAAATCCCCTGTTCATTGACCGCAGTGTATGCAACCTGTGTTTTGACTGTGTGGACCATTGCCCGTCCGGGGCCCTGGAGCGTATCGGCCGGCCCATGGACGTTTCCAGCATGGAGGAACAGGTGATCAGGGACAAACCGTTTTTTGATACCTCAAAGGGCGGGGTAACCTTTTCCGGGGGAGAACCCACTCTCTGGATGGAATATTTGGGCGGGGCTGCAAAACGACTAAAGGAACAAGGGATTCACATCCTCATTGAGACCTGCGGGCAGTTTAATTACAGGGCCTTTATGGATCTGGTCTACCCCCATGTGGATTTGATCTATTTTGACATCAAAATTCTGGACAGCCATGCCCATAAAAAATATTGCGGCATTTCCAACACAACTATTTTAAAAAATTTTAAACATCTTCATCGGCAATATCTGGACGGCGGGGTAAAGATCCTGCCCAGAACCCCATTGATCCCCAATATCACCGACACCCAGGAGAATCTAAAGGCCATTGCTGAATTTTATATTCAGGAGAATGTAAAAAAAACCCAGCTGCTGCCATACCACCCCCTGTGGCAGGAAAAGATTAAAAAAATCGGCATGGCACCTGTTGCAACCCAGGCGGAGTCCCTGGGAGAATGGATGCCGGACCCGCAGGTCAAGGCCTGCGAAAAATTTTTTACGGACCAAGGGATTGGCCTTGAACCTTAA
- a CDS encoding TetR/AcrR family transcriptional regulator gives MPRITRNPEEIEKTKNKILDAALAILFEEGFDDLSMRKLGRKLGMTAPNIYNYYSSKDELYLVIQTIGFERICQRFEKITSMHTLPIHQFSALVDAYLAFGMSNPDYYSIMFSRNTPKYTDYIGTKLEPIAFKEKKAALKVADLVTSVIRRLARENSRIQEQDAAYHTIQVWTSLHGIVSLYYTRVLQELDENVEMTINRLKSDMVQSFGPEKTVT, from the coding sequence ATGCCCAGAATCACCAGAAATCCGGAAGAGATAGAAAAGACCAAAAATAAAATTTTGGATGCTGCGCTTGCCATCCTCTTTGAAGAGGGATTTGACGATTTGAGCATGCGCAAACTCGGTCGGAAGCTGGGTATGACAGCCCCCAATATCTACAATTATTATTCCAGCAAGGATGAGTTATACCTTGTCATCCAAACCATCGGGTTTGAACGCATCTGCCAACGATTTGAAAAAATTACATCAATGCACACCCTTCCCATCCACCAGTTTTCCGCCCTGGTGGATGCCTACCTGGCATTTGGCATGTCCAATCCTGATTATTACAGCATTATGTTCAGCAGGAATACACCCAAATACACCGATTATATCGGAACCAAGCTTGAACCCATTGCCTTTAAAGAAAAAAAAGCAGCACTTAAAGTGGCGGATCTCGTCACCTCAGTCATCCGACGCCTGGCCCGGGAAAACAGCCGGATTCAAGAACAGGATGCGGCCTACCATACCATTCAAGTCTGGACCAGCCTCCATGGCATTGTATCCCTTTATTATACCCGGGTCCTTCAGGAGCTGGACGAGAATGTGGAAATGACCATCAACAGGCTCAAATCAGATATGGTCCAATCCTTTGGTCCTGAAAAAACAGTTACTTAA
- a CDS encoding SCP2 sterol-binding domain-containing protein, whose amino-acid sequence MNLKNLATLSFLAPPKPEVKDKTILNTFTHVALRLMALQFNLRPALKNKLKHTAMIDLSPNGKENTTGKGRFERLNFTVGIKTQTNSVRQYIRFQEGKVTVLGKAPEQVNVTLTASDDKALKQLALTPPSDMLNLILKNRITLEGNLAYLQLFNYCISLVMGRFHEKMARRTLRAEKKVRQKNAPPSNPEFAKELALRKNYRIQGTKGLDSGVKYLDDPFLPELSLDDFPRLSTFFKTHLDTVPEVDPERISLLTQWYRANGWEKDAQGNPWFPEYRNALAFKHLMTCKQPIIRENDLIAGTTGSKEISTHVFGDGQGTLFWGELDSVNKRTLSPYTCTRKTADILHREIFPFWADKTFREHVRLTKDTPLCQKIDERWVAYYVWKSTGISHTIPNFERLLTRGCAGIKEDIRKRSQDEFLSKEETDTLKSMTLVLEGVEIYADHLAREAAKRASAQQDAQRKKELEALVRICSRVPREPATSLAEAFNAINIIWTALHNENSDTGLSLGRLDQLLQLYFERDIEKCSSDEERQAYIKSAVELAGCFVMRLTDHVPMLPDIANYLFGGATSTQAITLGGVTKEGEDGVNDMTYVFLKTAEMLVVRDANFNCRYNSDKNSDNYLKRLCEVNIIAQATPIMHSDQAMFKALGQHGYPLEDIRDWAATGCVEPTIQGKHNSHTASILLNMVASMEMALNNGFHPLMGFSAGPETGQIEKGDFKRFQDFFDAWEIQQKFIIDQACTLNNYLGEAHGKIRPTPLLSVLQDGTIESAKDVLKGGAIYNSSGTSNIGLADVIDSLLVIKQLVFDEKKISFQKLKQAIDADFEGFDWIHAMVSNKVPQFRGRSKFCVS is encoded by the coding sequence ATGAACTTAAAAAACCTTGCCACCCTTTCGTTTTTAGCACCGCCCAAACCCGAGGTTAAGGATAAAACCATTTTAAACACCTTTACCCATGTTGCCTTGCGATTGATGGCCCTTCAGTTCAACCTGAGACCCGCCTTAAAAAACAAACTCAAGCACACCGCCATGATTGATTTGTCTCCAAACGGGAAAGAGAACACGACCGGCAAGGGCCGATTTGAGAGGCTGAACTTTACCGTGGGCATTAAGACCCAAACCAACTCTGTGCGCCAATATATCCGGTTTCAGGAGGGCAAGGTCACGGTCCTTGGCAAAGCGCCTGAACAGGTAAATGTCACCCTTACGGCATCAGATGACAAGGCCTTAAAGCAGCTGGCCCTCACCCCCCCAAGCGACATGCTCAACCTTATCTTAAAAAACAGGATCACCCTTGAGGGGAACCTTGCCTATCTCCAGCTGTTTAACTATTGCATCTCCCTTGTCATGGGTCGGTTCCATGAAAAAATGGCCCGAAGAACCCTGAGAGCTGAAAAAAAAGTCAGGCAGAAAAATGCCCCTCCCAGCAACCCGGAGTTTGCAAAGGAACTGGCCCTTAGAAAAAATTACAGGATTCAAGGGACAAAAGGTCTGGATTCCGGGGTAAAATACCTGGATGATCCTTTTCTGCCTGAGTTGAGCCTGGACGATTTTCCCCGGCTGTCCACCTTTTTTAAAACCCACCTTGATACGGTACCCGAAGTTGATCCGGAGCGGATCAGTTTGCTCACCCAATGGTACCGGGCCAACGGCTGGGAAAAGGATGCACAGGGAAACCCGTGGTTCCCGGAGTATCGAAATGCCCTGGCCTTTAAGCATCTTATGACCTGTAAACAGCCCATTATAAGGGAAAACGATTTGATTGCCGGAACCACAGGATCCAAGGAGATCTCCACCCATGTCTTTGGTGATGGCCAGGGCACCCTTTTCTGGGGGGAGCTTGATTCTGTCAACAAAAGAACCTTAAGTCCCTATACCTGCACCCGTAAAACAGCAGATATTCTTCACAGAGAAATTTTCCCCTTTTGGGCGGACAAGACGTTTAGGGAACATGTGCGGCTGACCAAAGATACCCCCTTGTGCCAGAAAATCGATGAGCGGTGGGTGGCCTATTATGTGTGGAAATCCACGGGCATTTCCCATACCATTCCCAATTTTGAGCGCCTGTTGACAAGAGGGTGTGCCGGTATCAAAGAGGATATAAGAAAAAGGTCCCAGGATGAGTTTTTATCCAAAGAAGAGACAGACACCTTAAAATCCATGACCCTTGTTCTGGAAGGGGTTGAGATCTATGCAGACCATTTGGCCCGGGAGGCTGCAAAACGGGCCTCTGCCCAGCAAGACGCCCAGCGAAAAAAAGAGCTTGAGGCCCTGGTCCGGATCTGCAGCAGGGTGCCAAGGGAGCCTGCCACCAGCCTTGCAGAGGCGTTCAATGCCATCAATATCATCTGGACCGCCCTGCACAATGAAAATTCAGACACAGGGCTGTCTTTGGGCCGGCTTGATCAACTGCTCCAGCTCTATTTTGAAAGGGACATTGAAAAATGCAGTTCAGATGAAGAAAGACAGGCGTATATCAAATCTGCGGTGGAGCTTGCCGGCTGTTTTGTCATGCGCCTTACCGACCATGTGCCCATGCTTCCGGACATTGCCAATTATCTTTTTGGCGGGGCAACCTCCACCCAGGCCATCACCCTTGGCGGGGTGACAAAAGAGGGAGAGGACGGGGTCAACGATATGACCTATGTTTTTCTTAAAACCGCGGAAATGCTTGTGGTCAGGGATGCCAATTTTAACTGCCGATATAACAGCGACAAAAACAGTGATAATTACCTCAAGCGGCTGTGCGAGGTCAATATCATTGCCCAGGCCACCCCCATCATGCACAGTGACCAGGCCATGTTCAAGGCCTTGGGCCAGCATGGATATCCCCTGGAAGATATCCGGGACTGGGCAGCCACAGGATGTGTGGAGCCCACGATCCAGGGCAAACATAACAGCCACACCGCCTCGATCCTGCTCAACATGGTGGCATCCATGGAAATGGCATTAAACAACGGGTTTCATCCCCTCATGGGGTTTTCTGCCGGGCCTGAAACCGGGCAGATAGAAAAGGGTGATTTCAAACGTTTTCAGGATTTTTTTGATGCCTGGGAAATACAGCAGAAATTTATCATTGACCAGGCCTGCACCCTGAACAATTACCTGGGAGAGGCCCATGGGAAGATTCGCCCCACCCCTCTTTTATCCGTACTTCAGGACGGCACCATTGAAAGCGCCAAAGACGTGCTCAAGGGCGGGGCAATCTACAATAGTTCAGGCACCTCAAATATCGGCCTGGCAGATGTCATTGACTCGCTTCTGGTGATCAAACAACTGGTTTTTGATGAGAAAAAAATCAGCTTTCAAAAATTAAAACAAGCCATTGATGCTGATTTTGAGGGATTTGACTGGATTCATGCCATGGTGAGCAACAAGGTGCCCCAGTTCAGAGGGCGTTCAAAATTCTGTGTCAGTTGA
- a CDS encoding IS256 family transposase codes for MTEENTEFDFQKALKGIQEGKPFTGKGGVLTSLIKNLAEAALEGELESHLGQEVSANRRNGKSKKTIKSLDGKFELKTPRDRAGTFSPQIVKKHQTTLSDEIERKIIALYGLGMSYNDMASHLQEIYGLEISNATLSTITDKIIHTVKEWQARPLENVYPIVWLDAIHYKVRENGKVGSKAVYTILGVNIEGRKEVLGLYISENEGANFWLQVLTDLSNRGVKDILIACVDGLKGFPEAIETIFPDTEVQLCVVHQIRNSLKYVGSKNKKEFMADLKRVYKAVNKDLAEEELDILENKWNDKYPIVIKSWRNNWERLSHFFKYPEEIRRIIYTTNTIEAVHRQFRKLTKTKGSFPNQDSLLKLLYMGIQNASKKWTMPIQNWSLTISQLAIFFEGRLDKELGI; via the coding sequence ATGACCGAAGAAAACACCGAATTTGATTTTCAAAAAGCCCTTAAAGGCATCCAGGAAGGTAAACCCTTCACAGGTAAGGGCGGCGTCCTTACATCATTAATCAAAAATCTTGCTGAAGCTGCTCTTGAAGGAGAGTTGGAGTCCCATCTCGGGCAGGAAGTTTCTGCCAACCGCCGTAATGGAAAAAGCAAAAAGACCATTAAATCCCTGGATGGTAAATTTGAGCTAAAAACCCCGCGTGACAGGGCCGGAACCTTCTCTCCACAGATCGTCAAAAAACATCAGACAACGCTCAGCGATGAAATTGAAAGAAAGATAATAGCCCTTTACGGCCTGGGCATGAGTTATAATGATATGGCTTCCCATTTACAGGAAATCTATGGACTTGAGATTTCAAATGCCACTCTGAGCACCATTACCGATAAAATCATCCATACCGTCAAAGAATGGCAGGCCAGGCCGTTGGAAAATGTGTACCCAATCGTATGGCTTGATGCCATACATTATAAAGTACGAGAAAACGGAAAGGTCGGCAGCAAAGCCGTTTACACAATTCTTGGGGTGAATATCGAGGGCCGCAAAGAGGTTCTTGGGCTGTACATATCCGAGAATGAGGGTGCGAACTTCTGGCTGCAGGTGTTAACAGACCTTTCAAACCGAGGGGTAAAAGATATCCTGATTGCCTGTGTTGATGGTCTAAAAGGTTTTCCCGAGGCCATTGAGACCATATTCCCGGACACAGAAGTTCAACTCTGCGTAGTCCACCAGATCCGAAATTCATTGAAATACGTTGGTTCCAAAAATAAAAAGGAATTTATGGCAGATCTAAAACGTGTTTATAAAGCGGTCAATAAGGATCTGGCCGAAGAAGAACTGGATATCTTGGAAAATAAATGGAATGACAAATACCCGATTGTGATAAAATCCTGGCGGAACAACTGGGAACGCCTCAGTCATTTCTTTAAATATCCAGAAGAGATTCGACGGATAATATACACCACAAATACCATTGAGGCTGTGCATCGACAGTTTCGAAAACTGACCAAAACAAAGGGATCATTCCCGAACCAGGACAGCCTGTTAAAGCTGCTTTACATGGGGATCCAGAACGCCAGTAAAAAATGGACAATGCCGATTCAAAATTGGTCACTGACAATTTCCCAGTTGGCAATTTTCTTTGAAGGCCGGCTGGATAAAGAGCTGGGAATTTGA
- a CDS encoding MBL fold metallo-hydrolase, whose amino-acid sequence MKTKLEISVLCEDQVVIGFKDRIFKGAHGLSLFIRAEQNILFDTGPSPIFFDNAALLNLDLNTLDWIALSHGHWDHTDGLACLPGRIKKTKLIAHPAVFTDRHKPTGEYNGIGLSREQIETSFDLVLSDRPRQLTPTVYFLGQIPRSNDFESRSTSFFKMENGKQRADFLEDDTALAVKTDQGCVVIAGCAHAGICNICECAKAVTSQDRIHMVLGGFHLLAPGDQLDQTLEYFKTHPVDRLLPMHCTGFDALCRFHRELGAEKIATGQTLRL is encoded by the coding sequence ATGAAAACAAAACTTGAGATCAGTGTATTGTGTGAGGACCAGGTCGTGATTGGATTTAAGGATAGGATTTTCAAAGGGGCCCACGGCCTTTCCCTGTTTATCCGGGCTGAGCAGAATATCCTTTTTGATACCGGCCCCTCACCGATCTTTTTCGACAATGCAGCCCTTTTGAATCTTGACCTGAACACCCTGGACTGGATTGCCTTAAGTCACGGCCACTGGGATCATACCGACGGTCTTGCCTGTCTGCCGGGCCGGATTAAAAAAACAAAATTAATTGCCCACCCGGCCGTGTTTACCGACCGGCACAAGCCCACAGGGGAATACAACGGCATCGGCCTTTCCAGAGAGCAGATCGAAACCTCCTTTGATCTTGTCTTGTCTGACCGGCCCCGACAGCTGACCCCCACGGTTTATTTTTTGGGCCAAATTCCCCGGTCCAATGATTTTGAATCCAGGTCCACCTCTTTTTTTAAGATGGAGAACGGAAAACAAAGGGCGGATTTTCTTGAAGATGATACGGCCCTGGCCGTTAAAACCGACCAGGGATGCGTGGTCATTGCCGGCTGTGCCCATGCCGGAATATGCAATATCTGCGAATGCGCCAAGGCCGTGACCTCCCAGGACCGGATTCACATGGTCCTGGGAGGGTTCCATCTTTTGGCGCCCGGTGATCAGCTCGATCAAACCCTTGAGTATTTCAAAACCCATCCTGTGGACCGCCTTTTGCCTATGCATTGTACGGGGTTTGACGCCTTGTGCCGGTTTCACCGGGAATTGGGGGCTGAAAAGATTGCCACGGGCCAGACCCTCCGTCTATAA
- a CDS encoding amino acid ABC transporter permease gives MDFSVITDNLGYMAGGLFLTFEIAVMAITGGLVWGIVLGLARLSSFRLIYYPASIYIHFFRGIPLILVIFWIYFLVPVFLGRSLGELPAVVLSFILYEAAYFAEIVRSGIQAVPVGQKKAGLATGLRPGQLTLHVILPQALAKMLPALVTHCVVVFQDTSLAYVIGLREFLRRVNLVDAREARSVELYLFAASVYFIICTLGTFLGHYLEQRSKAKEASYD, from the coding sequence ATGGACTTTAGCGTTATCACAGACAATTTGGGGTATATGGCCGGGGGACTTTTTCTGACCTTTGAAATCGCGGTCATGGCCATCACTGGCGGCCTTGTCTGGGGAATTGTTCTGGGTCTTGCCAGGCTGTCTTCCTTTCGGCTGATTTATTATCCGGCCAGTATTTATATCCATTTTTTCCGAGGCATTCCCCTGATCCTGGTGATTTTCTGGATTTATTTTCTGGTGCCTGTGTTTTTGGGCCGGTCCCTGGGGGAACTGCCCGCGGTGGTTCTGTCTTTTATCCTTTATGAAGCCGCCTATTTTGCAGAAATCGTTCGGTCGGGCATCCAGGCGGTGCCCGTGGGTCAGAAAAAAGCCGGTCTGGCAACCGGACTTCGGCCCGGCCAGCTAACCTTACACGTGATTTTGCCCCAGGCCCTGGCCAAAATGCTTCCCGCCCTTGTAACCCATTGCGTGGTGGTGTTTCAGGACACGTCTCTTGCCTATGTTATTGGCCTTAGGGAATTTTTGCGCAGGGTTAACCTGGTGGATGCTCGGGAAGCCCGGTCCGTTGAACTCTACTTGTTTGCGGCATCTGTTTATTTTATCATCTGCACCCTGGGAACTTTTTTAGGTCATTACCTGGAACAAAGGTCCAAGGCAAAGGAGGCCTCTTATGATTGA
- a CDS encoding transporter substrate-binding domain-containing protein: MKKIMRAAVGAFYSLAILLGMTGSMDHAIAGNDNLLETIGSSGEVHMGFREGSVPFGFIDKDGSWVGFGLDLGTQVVKDLEKKFNKPIRLVKHPMNPKTRITMVTNGMVAMGIGSTTITLAREQVVDFTLPYFLTGTRLMVPKDSPISTFADIGGKRVGMGSGSTANIKGMDRAIAQGLVTPACKKVLFEEHNKGFLALQQGKIDAYFTDASQLAGMRSKAGHPDDWKIMGKYLTYEPYGIILPEGQGEWRDFVNASLIHMIKDGRFESLYTKWFGPDGVVPLPMTEEYKVLLKSLSYPE; encoded by the coding sequence ATGAAAAAAATCATGAGAGCGGCCGTTGGGGCCTTTTATAGCCTGGCAATTTTACTTGGCATGACCGGCAGCATGGACCATGCCATTGCCGGTAATGACAATCTGCTTGAAACCATTGGCAGCTCAGGTGAAGTTCACATGGGGTTCCGGGAAGGGTCTGTGCCTTTTGGGTTCATTGATAAGGACGGTTCCTGGGTGGGTTTCGGTCTTGACCTGGGCACCCAGGTGGTAAAAGATCTGGAAAAAAAGTTTAACAAGCCCATTCGTCTGGTCAAGCATCCCATGAATCCCAAAACCCGGATTACCATGGTGACCAACGGCATGGTGGCCATGGGCATCGGTTCCACGACCATTACCCTGGCCCGGGAACAGGTGGTGGATTTCACCCTTCCCTATTTTCTGACAGGGACCCGGCTTATGGTGCCCAAGGACAGTCCCATTTCAACCTTTGCCGATATCGGGGGCAAACGGGTGGGCATGGGCTCTGGCTCAACTGCCAATATAAAAGGAATGGACCGGGCCATTGCCCAGGGTCTGGTGACGCCGGCCTGCAAAAAAGTCCTGTTTGAAGAGCATAACAAGGGTTTTTTGGCCCTCCAGCAGGGTAAAATCGATGCTTATTTCACCGATGCCAGCCAGCTGGCCGGGATGCGGTCCAAGGCCGGTCATCCGGACGACTGGAAAATTATGGGTAAATACCTGACCTATGAACCCTATGGCATCATTCTGCCCGAAGGCCAGGGGGAATGGCGGGATTTTGTCAATGCCTCTTTGATCCACATGATCAAGGACGGGAGGTTTGAATCCCTGTACACAAAATGGTTCGGACCGGACGGGGTGGTCCCTCTGCCCATGACCGAGGAATACAAGGTGTTGCTCAAATCCTTGAGTTATCCTGAATAG